In one window of Methanoculleus chikugoensis DNA:
- a CDS encoding 2-isopropylmalate synthase, whose protein sequence is MKRTVFFTDSRANKNVTVFDTTLRDGEQTPGISFTLEEKLGIAEQLSGIGVHAIEAGFPASSDAEREIVRAITNLGLSAQVCGLARSLRADVDACIDCGVDMVHVFIPTSDVQREYTIKKTREQVLESTGDIIAYARDHVDRCMFSAMDATRTDWDYLIEVYRVAVDAGATIINVPDTVGVITPTAMKRLIERIDREVNCPIDVHCHNDFGLAVANTIAAVEAGASQVQVTVNGIGERAGNADLAQTVMALSSIYGIDTGIRTTGLVETSRLVARYAGLSIPATYPIVGENAFAHESGIHSHGVITRSDTFEPGIMTPEMVGHRRRLKLGKHAGRHAVKQMLAEVHMEPADEQLDEIVLRVKAIAGKGKRVTDADLYEIAESVMQIAPDEKTLELRDVAIMTGNHAIPTASVRATVDGVEHIFSSVGNGPVDAAVRAILGIIPAPVHLKEFSIEAISGGTDALGHVTIAVEDERGRVFDASASSDDIILASVEAVINAINLVCRTHKHDREQEE, encoded by the coding sequence CTGAAGCGTACTGTCTTCTTCACCGATAGCCGTGCGAACAAGAACGTCACTGTTTTCGACACCACACTGCGCGACGGTGAACAAACACCGGGCATCTCGTTCACGCTCGAAGAGAAACTCGGTATTGCTGAACAGCTCTCCGGAATAGGAGTCCACGCCATCGAAGCGGGCTTTCCCGCATCCTCGGATGCCGAACGCGAGATAGTCCGGGCCATCACGAACCTCGGGCTCTCCGCACAGGTCTGCGGCCTTGCGCGGTCGCTCCGGGCCGATGTGGATGCGTGCATCGACTGCGGCGTCGACATGGTCCACGTCTTCATCCCGACCTCCGACGTCCAGCGCGAGTACACGATCAAAAAGACCCGCGAGCAGGTCCTCGAGTCCACCGGCGACATCATCGCGTATGCGCGCGACCACGTCGACCGGTGCATGTTCTCCGCGATGGATGCCACGAGGACCGACTGGGATTACCTGATAGAGGTATACCGTGTTGCGGTGGACGCCGGAGCGACGATCATCAACGTGCCCGACACGGTCGGCGTGATCACCCCGACGGCCATGAAACGCCTCATTGAGCGGATCGACCGCGAGGTGAACTGTCCGATCGACGTCCACTGCCACAACGACTTCGGGCTTGCGGTGGCGAACACCATCGCGGCGGTCGAGGCCGGCGCCTCCCAGGTGCAGGTGACGGTGAACGGCATCGGCGAGCGGGCGGGCAACGCCGACCTCGCGCAGACGGTGATGGCGCTCTCGTCCATCTACGGTATCGATACCGGTATCCGGACGACCGGCCTCGTCGAGACCTCGCGGCTCGTCGCCCGCTACGCGGGGCTGAGCATCCCGGCAACGTACCCGATCGTCGGCGAGAACGCTTTTGCCCACGAGAGCGGGATCCACTCCCACGGCGTCATCACCCGTTCGGACACGTTCGAGCCGGGGATCATGACGCCGGAGATGGTCGGGCACCGGCGCAGGCTGAAACTCGGCAAACACGCCGGGAGGCATGCGGTCAAGCAGATGCTCGCCGAGGTGCACATGGAGCCCGCCGACGAACAGCTCGACGAGATCGTCCTCCGGGTGAAGGCGATTGCCGGCAAGGGCAAGCGGGTGACGGACGCGGACCTCTACGAGATCGCGGAGAGCGTCATGCAGATCGCGCCCGACGAGAAGACCCTGGAGCTCCGGGACGTCGCCATCATGACCGGCAACCACGCCATCCCGACGGCAAGCGTCAGGGCGACCGTCGATGGGGTCGAGCACATCTTCTCGAGCGTCGGCAACGGCCCGGTGGACGCGGCCGTGCGGGCGATCCTCGGGATCATCCCGGCCCCGGTTCACCTGAAGGAGTTCAGCATCGAGGCGATCTCCGGCGGCACCGATGCTCTCGGGCACGTTACCATCGCCGTCGAGGACGAGCGGGGCCGGGTCTTCGATGCCAGCGCATCGAGCGACGACATCATCCTCGCATCGGTCGAGGCGGTGATCAACGCGATCAACCTCGTCTGCCGGACGCACAAGCACGACCGCGAACAGGAGGAGTGA
- a CDS encoding HEAT repeat domain-containing protein — MDLQTLISRLSDRDKTVRAEAMHGLVATGKPAVPACIALLSDGDWKVRYRAAEALGLLGDGEAYAPLVAALDDEKDHVRYMAAKGLGLLGDSRAVGLLGRMRDDENEFVRRSAARSLGTIGGEDAVLALRKALEGETTDGVRAAIIEALRDAGVDTALH; from the coding sequence TTGGACCTGCAGACCCTGATCTCCCGGCTCTCCGACCGGGACAAGACCGTCCGGGCGGAAGCGATGCACGGGCTCGTGGCGACGGGAAAACCCGCCGTGCCCGCCTGCATTGCCCTGCTATCGGACGGCGACTGGAAGGTGCGGTATCGCGCGGCGGAGGCCCTCGGGCTGCTCGGCGATGGCGAGGCGTATGCGCCCCTCGTTGCCGCCCTCGACGACGAAAAAGATCACGTCCGCTACATGGCGGCGAAGGGGCTCGGGCTGCTCGGCGACTCCCGGGCGGTCGGGCTGCTCGGGCGGATGCGAGACGACGAGAACGAGTTCGTTCGACGGAGCGCAGCCCGCTCGCTCGGCACCATCGGCGGCGAGGATGCGGTTTTAGCGCTTCGTAAGGCGCTCGAAGGCGAGACGACGGATGGCGTCCGGGCGGCAATCATCGAGGCGCTCCGCGATGCCGGTGTGGATACAGCGCTTCACTGA
- a CDS encoding ArsR/SmtB family transcription factor: MLEGSEVSRLLDILGNRNRRRIIELLRQKPCFVTEISERLVLSPKAVIEHLQLMEREQILVSCQDERRRKYYYLSHDINVIVNLQKQDGVTLPSVEENQRTRFARNLGAFRRMVRAHDELLDNLEQLEREIESRFAEVMRMRGNFVTDDGDMEIILALSHADLRLVELKEVSSLSTDELKQRLGNLVRKEVVEQINDRYRIRGTHGE; the protein is encoded by the coding sequence ATGCTCGAGGGCAGTGAGGTTTCCCGTCTCCTCGATATCCTGGGAAACCGGAACAGGCGGCGAATAATAGAACTGCTGAGACAGAAACCGTGTTTTGTGACCGAGATCTCCGAGCGGTTGGTGCTCAGTCCGAAAGCGGTGATAGAACACCTGCAGTTGATGGAGCGCGAGCAGATCCTCGTATCCTGCCAGGATGAACGCAGGCGAAAGTATTACTACCTCTCACATGACATCAATGTCATCGTAAACCTGCAGAAGCAGGACGGGGTTACGCTCCCCTCCGTTGAAGAGAACCAGAGAACACGATTTGCAAGAAACCTCGGGGCATTCAGGAGGATGGTTCGGGCCCACGACGAACTTCTGGATAACCTCGAACAACTGGAGCGGGAGATCGAATCGAGGTTCGCCGAGGTCATGCGCATGCGGGGGAACTTCGTCACCGACGACGGGGATATGGAGATCATCCTCGCCCTCTCCCATGCCGACCTGCGCCTCGTGGAACTCAAGGAAGTGAGCAGCCTGTCCACGGATGAGCTGAAACAGAGATTGGGCAACCTCGTACGCAAGGAGGTTGTCGAGCAGATCAACGACCGATACCGGATACGTGGTACACATGGCGAATAA
- the guaB gene encoding IMP dehydrogenase, with amino-acid sequence MYSEKMEMETTFTFDDVLLEPAESWVEPDEADVRSRFSRNIPLNIPLVSAAMDTVTESVMAITMAREGGIGVIHRNMPADREAAEVRIVKQAEDLIEREVVAVDPEATVTDVERIMRQYGIGGVPVIENDKVIGIVSRRDIRAILPKRGEAKITGYMTKKLITASEDITAENALETMYANKVERLPVVDAEGCLVGIITMRDILEKRQYPRANRDANGKLRVAAAVGPFDFNRAMMLVEAGVDALVVDCAHGHNMNVVKAVGEIKASVAVDVVAGNIATKRAASTLAGMVDGLKVGIGPGSICTTRIVAGVGVPQVSAIANVAEVAHEADVPVIADGGIRYSGDIAKAIAAGADCIMAGSLFAGTDEAPGRVTTIKGRRYKQYRGMGSLGVMSSGESSDRYFQKKEIGRTKFVPEGVEGVTPYVGRVADVIYQLVGGLKSAMGYTGSKTVADLKKNGRFLRITSAGYGESHPHNIMITDEAPNYRLFE; translated from the coding sequence ATGTACAGCGAGAAGATGGAGATGGAAACAACATTTACGTTCGACGACGTGCTTCTTGAGCCCGCCGAATCATGGGTCGAGCCCGACGAGGCCGATGTCAGGTCGCGGTTCTCGCGCAATATCCCCCTGAATATCCCTCTCGTGAGCGCCGCCATGGATACCGTGACCGAGTCGGTGATGGCGATAACCATGGCCCGCGAAGGCGGCATCGGTGTCATCCACCGGAATATGCCTGCGGATCGCGAGGCCGCCGAGGTCAGGATCGTCAAGCAGGCCGAAGACCTGATCGAGCGCGAGGTCGTGGCGGTCGATCCCGAGGCCACGGTCACCGACGTGGAGCGGATCATGCGGCAGTACGGTATCGGGGGCGTGCCCGTCATCGAGAACGACAAGGTGATCGGTATCGTCAGCCGCAGGGACATCAGGGCGATCCTCCCGAAACGCGGCGAGGCGAAGATCACCGGCTACATGACGAAGAAACTGATCACGGCTTCCGAGGACATCACGGCGGAGAACGCGCTCGAGACGATGTATGCGAACAAGGTCGAGCGTCTCCCGGTCGTGGACGCGGAAGGGTGCCTGGTCGGCATCATCACGATGCGGGATATCCTCGAAAAGAGGCAGTATCCCCGCGCGAACCGCGATGCCAACGGGAAACTCCGGGTCGCCGCCGCGGTCGGCCCCTTCGACTTCAACCGGGCGATGATGCTCGTCGAGGCGGGGGTCGACGCCCTGGTGGTGGACTGCGCTCACGGCCACAACATGAACGTCGTCAAAGCGGTCGGCGAGATCAAGGCGAGCGTCGCCGTCGACGTGGTGGCCGGGAACATCGCGACGAAGCGGGCGGCCTCGACCCTTGCCGGGATGGTGGACGGGCTGAAGGTCGGTATCGGGCCGGGCTCCATCTGCACGACCCGGATCGTCGCGGGCGTGGGCGTGCCGCAGGTCTCCGCGATAGCAAACGTCGCGGAGGTGGCGCACGAGGCCGACGTTCCAGTGATCGCCGACGGCGGCATCCGCTACTCCGGGGACATCGCGAAGGCGATCGCCGCAGGTGCGGACTGCATCATGGCGGGCAGCCTCTTTGCCGGCACCGACGAGGCGCCGGGGAGGGTCACGACGATCAAGGGCCGGCGCTACAAGCAGTACCGCGGGATGGGATCGCTCGGCGTCATGAGCAGCGGCGAGTCGAGCGACCGCTACTTCCAGAAGAAGGAGATTGGGAGAACCAAGTTCGTCCCCGAGGGCGTCGAGGGGGTCACGCCCTACGTCGGCCGGGTCGCGGACGTCATCTACCAGCTCGTCGGCGGCCTGAAGTCCGCCATGGGCTACACGGGTTCGAAGACGGTGGCGGATCTGAAGAAAAATGGCAGATTCCTCAGGATCACGTCTGCGGGGTACGGCGAGAGCCACCCGCACAACATCATGATCACCGACGAGGCACCGAACTACCGCCTCTTCGAATGA
- a CDS encoding (5-formylfuran-3-yl)methyl phosphate synthase: protein MQLLVSPSSIEEARSSLSADIIDVKKPSEGSLGANFPWIIRGIKEIAGKKPVSAAIGDNEYKPGTAALSAYGAAHAGADYIKVGLMFDGDDRAREVIEAVTTAVKREFPEKYVVIAAYADFARMGTIPPFAISSLVADAGADIAMIDTGIKDGKSLFEFMDKETLDQFTARNRELGLQTALAGSLKFEDLDALKRIDPEIIGVRGMVCGGDRSTAVRAELVEKAMMMLR, encoded by the coding sequence ATGCAATTACTCGTCAGTCCAAGCAGCATTGAGGAGGCAAGAAGCTCGCTTTCCGCTGACATCATCGACGTAAAGAAACCCTCGGAAGGGTCGCTGGGCGCGAATTTTCCCTGGATCATCCGGGGAATCAAGGAGATCGCCGGCAAGAAGCCTGTCAGCGCTGCAATCGGGGACAATGAGTATAAACCGGGAACCGCAGCTCTTTCTGCATACGGCGCAGCGCACGCCGGTGCCGATTACATCAAAGTCGGCCTGATGTTCGACGGGGACGACCGTGCCCGCGAAGTCATCGAGGCGGTGACCACGGCGGTGAAGCGCGAGTTTCCCGAGAAATACGTCGTCATCGCGGCCTATGCCGATTTTGCGAGGATGGGCACGATCCCGCCGTTCGCGATCAGTTCTCTGGTCGCTGACGCCGGGGCCGACATCGCCATGATCGACACCGGTATTAAGGATGGGAAGAGTCTCTTTGAGTTCATGGACAAGGAGACACTGGACCAGTTCACCGCGCGGAACCGGGAACTCGGGTTGCAGACGGCTCTTGCCGGCTCGCTGAAGTTCGAGGACCTCGATGCCTTAAAGCGGATCGACCCCGAGATCATCGGTGTCCGGGGGATGGTCTGCGGAGGCGATCGCTCAACGGCGGTCAGGGCGGAACTGGTGGAGAAAGCAATGATGATGCTCAGGTGA
- a CDS encoding HisA/HisF-related TIM barrel protein, translating into MELILAVDLAGGLVVHGKSGDRAGYRPLTWGLAPSAEPEAYLSALAPRYLYIADLERLQGRAPQDDLVRRCAAMVERCYLDRGFRSPAECAAVPGVTPVVGTETAATAIEDLAAYPGGYLSIDVKGGRVLPWGISPTEMLARASAFSFEGCILLNIGAVGTERGLDREELEELRACYSGRLLYGGGVAGTDDIRLLADAGFDGAIIATAVHRGTVPIEWLRRGHPC; encoded by the coding sequence ATGGAACTGATTCTTGCAGTCGATCTGGCAGGCGGTCTCGTGGTGCACGGAAAGTCCGGAGATCGCGCCGGCTACCGGCCGCTGACCTGGGGGCTTGCCCCTTCGGCCGAACCGGAAGCCTACCTATCCGCGCTCGCGCCCCGGTATCTCTACATCGCCGACCTCGAGCGTCTCCAGGGCAGGGCGCCGCAGGACGACCTCGTCCGGCGCTGTGCCGCCATGGTCGAGCGGTGCTACCTCGACCGGGGCTTCCGGTCGCCCGCCGAATGCGCGGCAGTACCCGGCGTGACACCGGTCGTCGGCACCGAGACGGCCGCAACGGCAATCGAAGACCTCGCGGCCTACCCGGGCGGATACCTCAGCATCGACGTCAAAGGCGGCCGGGTGCTCCCCTGGGGCATCTCCCCGACGGAGATGCTGGCCCGGGCATCGGCGTTCTCGTTTGAGGGGTGCATCCTCCTCAACATCGGCGCCGTGGGGACGGAACGGGGCCTCGACCGGGAGGAACTCGAAGAACTGCGGGCGTGCTACTCCGGCCGCCTCCTCTACGGGGGCGGGGTCGCCGGAACCGACGACATCCGTCTCCTCGCCGACGCCGGGTTCGACGGGGCGATCATAGCGACGGCCGTTCACCGCGGCACGGTGCCGATCGAGTGGCTCCGGAGGGGACACCCATGCTGA
- the tmk gene encoding dTMP kinase: MLITIEGIDGSGKSTLLARLHELLADLDPLFTREPGATWVGESVRRAIAERMDPITEALLFCADHAAHIDTLIRPALDEGRLVVSDRYADSRFAYQPVVLDGVLPDPLSWLFRIHEGWSIRPDRTFLLVLPIEDAVSRLGPEKKREYFENAAILSRVQENYLGLAAADPSRFVIVDALLPKEEVARFIADEIRAGARSSRRRPRA, from the coding sequence ATGCTGATCACCATCGAGGGGATCGACGGGAGCGGCAAGAGCACGCTTCTTGCCCGTCTCCATGAACTGCTCGCCGACCTCGACCCCCTCTTCACCCGGGAGCCCGGCGCCACCTGGGTCGGCGAGTCGGTGCGGCGGGCGATCGCCGAGCGGATGGATCCGATCACCGAGGCCCTGCTCTTCTGCGCCGACCACGCCGCGCATATCGATACCCTGATCCGGCCCGCGCTCGATGAGGGAAGGCTCGTCGTCTCCGACCGTTACGCCGACTCGCGGTTCGCCTACCAGCCGGTCGTCCTCGACGGCGTCCTCCCCGACCCGCTCTCCTGGCTCTTCCGGATTCACGAGGGGTGGTCGATCCGGCCCGATAGAACGTTCCTCCTGGTTCTGCCGATAGAAGATGCCGTCTCACGGCTTGGCCCTGAGAAAAAGAGAGAGTATTTCGAGAACGCCGCAATCTTATCGCGGGTGCAGGAGAACTACCTGGGCCTTGCGGCGGCCGACCCTTCAAGGTTCGTCATCGTCGATGCGCTCCTTCCAAAAGAAGAAGTCGCCCGGTTCATCGCCGACGAGATCAGGGCTGGTGCCCGATCGTCACGACGACGTCCCCGAGCGTGA
- a CDS encoding valine--tRNA ligase, with the protein MSPSHKLPKNYDIEEVETRWQSTWRDEDNYFDPVSSKPRFIIDTPPPYPTGNFHIGNALNWCYIDFIARYKRMRGYNVMFPQGWDCHGLPTEVKVEETYGITKNDVPREKFREMCRDLTLSNIEKMRATMRRLGFSTDWSREYITMLPDYYRKTQASFLQMLKAGDIYQSEHPVNFCTRCETAIAFAEVNYAPRTTKLNYFDFDGVEIATTRPELLAACVAVAVHPEDERYRGMKGKKLTVPIFGHDVPIIEDVAVDPEFGSGAVMICTFGDKTDVYWWKQHGLDLRKAIDRQGVMTATAAPYEGMTSETCREAILADMEKAGILKRQEELEQRVGTCWRCKTPIEILSERQWFVRVHRDDIMDAARRISWTPEHMFTRMENWADSMEWDWCVSRQRIFATPIPVWFCTACGEMVLPAEEDLPIDPTVDKPKVPCPKCGGSEFTGEKDVLDTWMDSSISALHVTGWDGTGKPPYFPAQLRPQGHDIIRTWAFYTILRAKALVGGHPWDEILVNGMVLGEDGFKMSKSRSNIIAPEEIVGKYGADALRQWGAGGAATGSDIMFNWNDVVAASRFQTKLWNIFRFVMGHLDSGTESPAPVTELTDRWLFVRLSETVAEVTAAMEGYQFDRALRAIREFAWNTLADDYIEIAKGRLYTDEGGRASACSALRTTMDVLCRLLAPIIPHFAEECYHNLTGESVHKEAWPDFSYADDEARRHGDLLVKTVAELRRYKHDKGMALNAPLGHVMIYAPEPVDDAGDTGRALNADASWSTGTPRLEEVMSGVDFNMAVIGPTLRKQARGFMQAVEALPAELLKNPPATVTVDGEEIPVPANSFTPKVAYRVAGEEVDVLTLGDVVVTIGHQP; encoded by the coding sequence ATGTCGCCGTCACATAAACTACCCAAAAACTACGATATCGAAGAAGTGGAGACGCGCTGGCAGAGTACCTGGCGGGATGAAGACAACTATTTCGACCCCGTCTCTTCAAAACCGCGGTTCATCATCGACACGCCGCCTCCCTATCCCACCGGCAACTTCCATATCGGGAACGCATTAAACTGGTGTTATATCGACTTCATCGCGCGGTACAAACGCATGCGCGGTTACAACGTCATGTTCCCGCAGGGGTGGGACTGCCACGGCCTCCCCACCGAGGTGAAGGTCGAGGAGACCTACGGGATCACCAAGAACGATGTGCCGCGGGAGAAGTTCCGGGAGATGTGCCGCGACCTCACGCTCTCAAACATCGAGAAGATGCGGGCGACCATGCGGCGGCTCGGGTTCTCGACCGACTGGAGCCGCGAATACATCACCATGCTCCCGGACTACTACAGAAAGACCCAGGCGTCGTTCCTGCAGATGCTCAAGGCCGGCGACATCTACCAGAGCGAGCATCCGGTGAACTTCTGTACCCGGTGCGAGACGGCCATCGCGTTCGCCGAGGTCAACTACGCGCCCCGCACCACCAAACTCAACTACTTCGACTTCGACGGCGTCGAGATCGCCACCACCCGGCCGGAACTGCTCGCGGCCTGCGTTGCGGTGGCCGTCCATCCTGAAGACGAGCGCTACCGCGGGATGAAGGGGAAGAAACTCACCGTCCCGATCTTCGGTCACGATGTCCCGATCATCGAGGACGTCGCGGTCGATCCGGAGTTCGGCAGCGGTGCGGTGATGATCTGTACGTTCGGCGACAAGACGGACGTCTACTGGTGGAAGCAGCACGGCCTGGATCTCCGGAAAGCTATCGACCGGCAGGGCGTCATGACCGCGACCGCGGCCCCATACGAAGGGATGACGTCGGAGACCTGCAGGGAAGCGATCCTCGCGGATATGGAGAAGGCCGGGATCCTGAAGCGGCAGGAGGAACTCGAACAGCGGGTGGGAACCTGCTGGCGGTGCAAGACCCCGATCGAGATCCTCTCGGAGCGGCAGTGGTTCGTCCGGGTCCACCGGGACGATATCATGGATGCGGCGCGGAGGATCTCCTGGACGCCGGAGCACATGTTTACCCGGATGGAGAACTGGGCGGACTCGATGGAGTGGGACTGGTGCGTCTCCCGGCAGCGGATCTTCGCGACCCCGATCCCGGTCTGGTTCTGCACCGCCTGCGGCGAGATGGTTCTTCCGGCCGAGGAAGACCTCCCGATCGACCCGACGGTCGATAAGCCGAAGGTCCCCTGCCCGAAGTGCGGCGGATCGGAGTTCACCGGCGAGAAGGATGTCCTCGACACCTGGATGGACTCCTCGATATCGGCGCTCCATGTCACCGGGTGGGACGGGACCGGTAAACCGCCATACTTCCCGGCACAGCTCCGCCCCCAGGGCCACGATATCATACGGACGTGGGCGTTCTACACGATCCTCCGGGCGAAGGCGCTGGTCGGCGGCCACCCCTGGGACGAGATCCTGGTGAACGGCATGGTGCTCGGGGAAGACGGGTTCAAGATGAGCAAGAGTCGGAGCAACATCATCGCCCCTGAGGAGATCGTCGGAAAGTATGGTGCGGATGCGCTCCGGCAGTGGGGCGCCGGGGGTGCCGCGACCGGTTCGGACATCATGTTCAACTGGAACGATGTCGTCGCCGCGTCCCGGTTCCAGACCAAACTCTGGAACATCTTCCGGTTCGTCATGGGGCACCTGGACTCCGGAACGGAGAGTCCGGCCCCGGTGACGGAACTCACCGACCGGTGGCTCTTCGTCCGGCTCTCCGAGACGGTTGCCGAGGTCACCGCCGCGATGGAGGGCTACCAGTTCGACCGGGCGCTCAGGGCGATCCGGGAGTTCGCCTGGAACACGCTCGCCGACGACTACATCGAGATCGCGAAAGGGCGCCTCTATACGGACGAGGGCGGCAGGGCAAGCGCCTGCAGCGCGCTCCGGACGACGATGGACGTCCTCTGCCGCCTGCTTGCCCCGATCATCCCGCACTTCGCGGAGGAGTGCTACCACAACCTCACCGGCGAGAGCGTGCACAAAGAAGCCTGGCCGGACTTTTCATACGCCGACGACGAAGCGCGGCGCCACGGCGATCTCCTGGTGAAGACGGTCGCCGAACTCCGGCGCTACAAGCACGATAAGGGCATGGCGCTGAACGCCCCGCTCGGCCACGTCATGATCTACGCGCCGGAGCCGGTCGACGATGCCGGAGACACCGGGCGCGCCCTCAATGCCGATGCCTCCTGGAGCACCGGCACGCCCCGGCTCGAGGAGGTCATGAGCGGCGTGGACTTCAACATGGCGGTGATCGGACCGACGCTCAGGAAGCAGGCGCGGGGGTTCATGCAGGCCGTGGAGGCGCTCCCGGCGGAACTGCTCAAGAACCCGCCTGCAACCGTCACGGTCGACGGCGAGGAGATCCCGGTGCCGGCCAATTCCTTCACGCCGAAGGTCGCCTACCGGGTGGCGGGAGAAGAGGTGGACGTCCTCACGCTCGGGGACGTCGTCGTGACGATCGGGCACCAGCCCTGA
- a CDS encoding TIGR00297 family protein, with amino-acid sequence MTKPLGLVLASVLTLVFIGLAPLLQPAWLLTLFLVPFSLVLFLIKDTRYISLSIIALAVLYGLGWLSTFVFTCTLGIVVTGEVAFRVTGGKHASYLHHLVAAIVVSIAVMLYLQYAAPLVAVMGVVVAVLLRAALRGRDDALMIEALGVAMTMFLFEELNFEVELTLLIAAALIGFGFGYTAYRFRVADISGLFSGAMIGIILIVFADVRWFLIMLTFFIIGAGATRYRYRDKEQLGVAQEHGGVRGYFNVFANGLVATAAAILFGLTGHPAFVALFMGSVASAAADTAASEIGVTGKMPYLITTLKPVPRGTNGGVTVRGEAAAVIASAVVAVVAWAMGVADPGMVVVTIIAGFVGTNVDSLVGATLENSGRIGNSGTNLIATFSGGISAMLIYILV; translated from the coding sequence ATGACAAAGCCGCTGGGGTTGGTTCTGGCATCGGTGCTCACCCTCGTCTTCATAGGCCTTGCCCCCCTGCTCCAGCCGGCGTGGCTGCTCACGCTCTTCCTCGTTCCGTTCTCGCTCGTCCTCTTCCTCATCAAGGATACCCGGTATATATCGCTCTCGATCATCGCGCTCGCCGTGCTCTACGGGCTCGGCTGGCTCTCGACGTTCGTCTTCACCTGCACCCTCGGTATCGTCGTGACCGGGGAGGTGGCGTTCCGCGTTACCGGAGGGAAGCACGCGTCGTATCTCCACCACCTGGTTGCCGCAATCGTCGTATCGATCGCGGTGATGCTCTACCTGCAGTACGCCGCGCCGCTCGTCGCCGTGATGGGGGTGGTCGTCGCGGTGCTCCTCCGGGCGGCTCTCCGGGGCCGGGACGATGCCCTGATGATCGAGGCGCTCGGCGTCGCGATGACGATGTTCCTCTTCGAGGAACTCAACTTCGAGGTCGAACTGACCCTTCTCATCGCCGCGGCGCTCATCGGGTTCGGGTTCGGCTACACCGCCTACCGGTTCCGGGTGGCCGACATCAGCGGCCTCTTCTCGGGTGCCATGATCGGGATCATCCTGATCGTCTTCGCGGACGTCCGGTGGTTCCTGATCATGCTCACCTTCTTCATCATCGGTGCCGGGGCTACCCGGTACCGCTACCGCGATAAGGAGCAGCTCGGCGTCGCCCAGGAGCACGGGGGCGTACGCGGCTACTTCAACGTCTTCGCAAACGGCCTGGTGGCGACGGCCGCCGCCATCCTCTTTGGGTTGACGGGGCACCCGGCATTCGTGGCGCTCTTCATGGGCAGTGTCGCATCCGCCGCCGCCGATACCGCCGCAAGCGAGATCGGGGTCACGGGAAAGATGCCGTACCTGATCACGACGCTCAAGCCGGTGCCGCGGGGGACGAACGGCGGGGTGACCGTGCGGGGCGAGGCGGCGGCCGTCATCGCATCCGCCGTCGTCGCCGTCGTCGCATGGGCGATGGGTGTCGCCGACCCCGGGATGGTCGTCGTCACGATCATCGCCGGCTTTGTCGGTACCAATGTCGACAGCCTGGTGGGCGCGACGCTTGAGAACAGCGGCAGGATCGGGAACTCGGGCACGAACCTGATCGCCACGTTCTCGGGCGGGATCTCGGCGATGCTGATCTATATTCTGGTGTGA
- a CDS encoding gamma carbonic anhydrase family protein, giving the protein MESGTVVGKRVFVAENATVIGDVRLADDVSVWFGAVVRGDRDTITVGSGSNIQDNAVVHTTPGFPVTIGAEVSVGHGAILHGCTIRDRVLVGMGAIILNGAVVGEGSIIGAGAVVTEKKEIPQNSLVLGVPGKVIRETTPEQQESILHNAREYVNLAGRYRHG; this is encoded by the coding sequence ATGGAGAGCGGAACGGTTGTGGGGAAACGCGTCTTTGTCGCAGAGAACGCAACGGTCATCGGAGACGTGAGGCTTGCCGACGACGTGAGCGTCTGGTTCGGCGCCGTGGTCAGGGGCGACCGGGATACGATCACGGTGGGGTCGGGCTCAAACATCCAGGACAACGCCGTCGTCCACACCACGCCCGGGTTTCCGGTCACTATCGGTGCGGAGGTCTCGGTCGGCCACGGCGCCATCCTGCACGGCTGCACCATTCGCGACCGGGTGCTCGTGGGGATGGGCGCCATCATCCTGAACGGCGCGGTGGTGGGGGAGGGCTCCATCATCGGCGCCGGCGCGGTGGTGACGGAGAAGAAAGAGATCCCGCAAAACTCGCTCGTCCTCGGGGTGCCCGGCAAAGTGATCAGGGAGACGACGCCCGAGCAGCAGGAGAGTATCCTCCACAACGCGCGTGAATACGTCAACCTCGCAGGGAGGTACCGCCATGGCTGA